Proteins encoded by one window of Salvia splendens isolate huo1 chromosome 5, SspV2, whole genome shotgun sequence:
- the LOC121803180 gene encoding 8-hydroxyquercetin 8-O-methyltransferase-like, translating into MAFLNGLESTQDLLDAQAHVWNHTFNYINSMSLKCAVQLGIPDAIHKHGAPMTLSQLADALSINKAKSNGLFRLMRILVHSNFFDKVKKTLSKEEEEEEEAYCLTRASRLLVRDEPLSMATFVVTMIEPTFVDPFHHMGEWFGDDNPSPFFTKNGRNIWEHAGVNQSFNQLFNEAMATDARLVTNILVQECKQVFEGLETMVDVGGGMGIVARGVGAAFPGLKCVVLDLPHVVAGLEGSDKLSFVGGDMFHFIPNADAVFLKWILHDWSDEECVRILKKCKEAIAGSNKNGKKVIIVDMIVGDKGEEDKTTETKLLFDGMMMAALTGKERSEKEWDNLFYTSGFQKYNITPYPLGLRSLIEVFP; encoded by the exons ATGGCATTCCTTAATGGCTTAGAGTCTACGCAAGATCTCCTCGACGCCCAAGCTCATGTCTGGAACCACACTTTCAACTACATAAACTCGATGTCCCTAAAATGCGCGGTTCAATTAGGCATACCCGACGCGATCCACAAACACGGCGCCCCTATGACGCTTTCCCAACTAGCCGACGCCCTCTCCATCAACAAGGCCAAATCCAATGGCCTCTTTCGTCTAATGCGGATTCTAGTCCATTCCAACTTCTTTGACAAGGTCAAGAAGACCTTGTctaaggaagaggaggaggaggaggaggcatATTGTCTCACACGTGCTTCTCGTCTCCTTGTGAGAGACGAGCCCTTGAGCATGGCTACTTTTGTAGTCACCATGATCGAGCCCACCTTTGTGGATCCATTCCATCACATGGGTGAATGGTTTGGCGACGATAACCCCTCTCCATTTTTCACTAAAAATGGGAGAAATATTTGGGAGCACGCTGGGGTCAACCAAAGCTTCAATCAACTGTTTAACGAGGCAATGGCGACTGATGCAAGACTTGTGACTAACATACTTGTTCAAGAATGCAAGCAAGTTTTCGAGGGGCTGGAAACGATGGTGGACGTCGGAGGTGGCATGGGTATCGTGGCGAGAGGCGTGGGGGCCGCCTTCCCGGGCTTGAAATGTGTTGTGCTGGATCTACCACATGTTGTTGCTGGCTTGGAAGGGTCTGACAAGTTGAGCTTTGTTGGTGGGGACATGTTTCACTTCATTCCGAATGCAGATGCAGTTTTTCTCAAG TGGATTTTGCATGACTGGAGCGACGAAGAATGTGTTAGAATActaaagaaatgtaaagaagCTATAGCTGGGAGTAACAAGAATGGAAAGAAGGTGATTATTGTGGATATGATTGTGGGTGATAAAGGAGAAGAAGATAAAACAACAGAAACAAAGCTCCTTTTTGATGGTATGATGATGGCTGCGTTGACAGGAAAAGAAAGAAGTGAGAAAGAGTGGGACAACCTCTTCTATACTTCTGGATTCCAAAAATATAATATCACTCCCTATCCCTTAGGATTGAGGTCTCTTATAGAGGTTTTTCCATAA
- the LOC121802595 gene encoding uncharacterized protein LOC121802595: MARSNKYTSLNFNGIFEKKLSNNNHQSTTNTPSSAKSFSNQSKTVLSNSRIHGHMLVLTKPTPKPISIPQKSEIKEQISSPPPPSDPIKADSISLRPQGRIGSAPLLSSSPLPSPVSPLPSKFVPPHLRPGFVGKEEKPGPDLVKGGFKAKPDFRGQRPGQGQDSGNYRSAAIEGRPKSGGGYDPIRRGREFSDPNHPSSSGNRPNSSG; the protein is encoded by the coding sequence ATGGCAAGAAGCAACAAGTACACCTCCCTCAATTTCAATGGAATTTTCGAGAAAAAGCTGAGCAACAACAATCATCAATCCACCACTAACACCCCTTCCTCCGCTAAATCATTCTCCAATCAGAGCAAAACCGTCTTATCCAATTCTCGGATCCATGGACATATGCTCGTTTTGACCAAACCCACGCCCAAGCCCATCTCCATCCCTCAGAAATCCGAAATTAAGGAGCAGATCTCCTCTCCGCCTCCGCCTTCGGATCCAATTAAAGCCGATTCCATCTCCTTACGCCCGCAGGGCCGGATCGGATCCGCTCCGCTGCTGAGCTCGTCACCCTTGCCTTCTCCTGTGTCGCCGCTGCCGTCAAAGTTCGTGCCGCCGCATCTCAGGCCGGGTTTCGTGGGGAAAGAGGAGAAGCCGGGGCCGGACCTCGTGAAGGGCGGTTTTAAGGCTAAGCCGGATTTCAGAGGACAGAGACCGGGTCAGGGTCAGGATTCGGGGAATTACAGGTCCGCGGCGATCGAGGGGAGACCGAAATCGGGGGGCGGATATGACCCGATAAGGAGAGGCCGTGAGTTTTCAGATCCGAACCACCCCAGTTCGAGTGGGAACCGGCCCAATTCTAGTGGATGA
- the LOC121803341 gene encoding glutaredoxin-C9-like, whose translation MQEAIKIPASLRRMVAESAVVVVGRRGCCMSHVAKRLLQGLGANPAVFEVDDKCEDDVLVELRAAELPVVFVGGRWLGGLDRIMASHITGELTPLLKQAGALWL comes from the coding sequence ATGCAAGAGGCGATCAAGATTCCGGCAAGCTTGAGGAGAATGGTGGCGGAGAgcgcggtggtggtggtggggaggAGGGGCTGCTGCATGAGCCACGTCGCCAAGCGCCTGCTGCAGGGCCTCGGGGCCAACCCGGCCGTCTTTGAGGTCGACGACAAGTGCGAGGACGACGTACTCGTCGAGCTCAGGGCTGCGGAGCTGCCCGTGGTGTTCGTGGGAGGGCGGTGGCTCGGTGGGTTGGATCGGATCATGGCGAGTCACATCACGGGCGAGTTGACTCCGTTGCTCAAGCAGGCTGGGGCCTTGTGGTTGTGA